A genomic window from Deltaproteobacteria bacterium includes:
- a CDS encoding bifunctional precorrin-2 dehydrogenase/sirohydrochlorin ferrochelatase — MRTHPVFLRLEGRRCVIVGGDAPAVAKARGCAEAGAEVTVVAPEVGADLAGIRHVDREYRPGDLAGAVLAYASTRDPELIRRLTDEAQRERVLLNVIDVPEACTFIAPAVVRRGDLQIAIGTGGASPGLAARLRRELEARLGPEWAPFVAILGGVRAALAGDPARTEVVRKLLASPLLELVRQGRSQEVDALLAREAGAGCTLVRLGVALGGEG, encoded by the coding sequence ATGCGCACCCACCCGGTTTTCCTTCGTCTCGAGGGCCGGCGCTGCGTGATCGTCGGCGGTGATGCGCCGGCCGTCGCCAAGGCGAGGGGGTGCGCGGAAGCCGGCGCAGAGGTCACCGTGGTCGCGCCCGAGGTCGGCGCCGATCTGGCCGGCATCCGTCACGTCGACCGCGAGTACCGGCCGGGCGACCTGGCCGGCGCCGTGCTGGCCTACGCCTCGACGCGCGACCCGGAGCTGATCCGCCGGCTCACCGACGAGGCGCAGCGCGAGCGCGTCCTGCTGAACGTGATCGACGTGCCCGAGGCGTGCACGTTCATCGCACCCGCCGTCGTCCGCCGCGGCGACCTCCAGATCGCGATCGGGACGGGCGGGGCAAGCCCCGGCCTGGCCGCGCGGCTCCGGCGCGAGCTCGAGGCGCGGCTCGGACCGGAGTGGGCGCCCTTCGTCGCCATCCTGGGCGGCGTGCGCGCCGCGCTCGCGGGCGACCCGGCGCGCACCGAGGTGGTGCGGAAGCTCCTCGCCTCGCCACTCCTGGAGCTGGTGCGCCAGGGGCGGTCCCAGGAGGTCGACGCGCTCCTCGCCCGCGAGGCGGGCGCCGGGTGCACGCTCGTGCGGCTCGGTGTCGCGCTCGGAGGGGAGGGCTGA